DNA sequence from the Nicotiana tomentosiformis chromosome 3, ASM39032v3, whole genome shotgun sequence genome:
ACAccagtgttgtagtcaaagctgtcttgagcttctgaaagctcgcctcacactcgtccgaccatctGAACATAGCACCCTTCTAAGTCAACTTAGTCATCGGGGTTGCTATagataaaaacccctccacaaaccgacggtaataaccagcaaaacccaagaagctcctgatctccgtGGCTGAAGTGGGTCTAAGCCAGTTCTTgactgcctcaatattcttaggatccacctgaataccctctgctgacacgacgtgacccaagaaagcaaccgaatccaaccaaaactcgcactttgaaaatttagcatacaactggcTGTCCCACAACGTTTGGAGCACTATCCggaggtgctgctcatgctcctcctgacTGCGAGAGtatatcaaaatgtcatcaataaacacaatcacaaatgaATCCAGGTAAGGCTTAAACACTCGGTTCATCAGGTCAGTTTATGAAAACTATAGCATGACggtagaagaggtaaaatcttcagttaagtcaattaggagtcaaataggcaatagaGTGAATCTAACAGCAAGTAATTCTAATATAAGCAGGTAAAGATGAAACTAGTAATTAGGAACTCAGGCATAACAAGAACAACTTCATAAACATGGAATATAAGGACCCAAGAACCCTAAAAAGCCAACATtctacaaataagtccgagcacgcactcgtcatctcgcgtacacggactacaatcaacatagaagactcataTCCTAAGGagtatttcccccacacaaggttagacaagatacttacctcaaagacgACAACCCGGTACTCTAAAATGGACTTCTCGGGTGAAAaggcctccggacggctcaaatccaACTAGAACAACTTCAAAGCACACATAAAActtataagaaactattccggataataaagtttcgatctttataaaaatctagaaatcgacccaaaagtcaatccccgggcccgcacctcgaaatccgacaaattttacaaaatccgaacacccattccaatatgagttcaaccatacaaaattaccaaattccgatactatttcgtccctcaaatcatgatttttcattttagaaatttttcttcaaaaaccaacaTTTCCCTTACTCAAAACACAGATTCAATgacaaaaacaaagataaaatcatggaatatatttaattctaggtgaagaacacttacccagtcgaattgcttgaaaaacccaccaagaatcgctcaaaatcgagctctacaagtcaaaatatgataGAAATGGCCTAACCcttgatttgaaaatttatattcTGCTCAGGCATttaatgaatcgcgatcgcagaacaTCACTTGCGATCgcgaaaaagaaaaaggaaggcTGCCCAggttgtacttcgcgaacgcgaagacatgctcgcgaacgcgaaagagaaaaggcggaagcctacgcgaatgcgaacaAGGTGATGCGAACACAGATAATAGTGGACTAATCTTACGTGATAGCATACTCagagacgcgaacgcgaagaacaagttGGGGTTCCCAGCAAGGCTAatactacgcgatcgcggacatttAGAAGCGAACGCGTTGCAGAAGAAATTatatgttcgcgatcgcgaacctaactatgcgaacacgatgaaggaaaaTATGGCAGGTCGACATTACACTATGCGATCGCAACTGGaactatgcgatcgcggaagggAACACCAAACACCAGaaacagcagttcaaaaataggagaaaatgacccgtagcccatctggaacacacccgagacccccgggaccccgtctaaacacacaaacaagtttcataacctaaaacggactcgctcggggtctcaaatcatatcaaacaatgtcgaaaatGCAAATCGCCCCATGAATcgaactatgaacttccaaatcttccaacttcgaaaactcgtgccggaaccaatcaaaccaacccggaaaaatgccaaattttgtagacacatcccaaatgacataacagagctgttccaactctcggaatcgcattctgaccccgatatcacaaAAGTCAATTATGGGTCAAACTTCTCCATTTTCTTAACtttaaattttccaactttcaccgaTTTGCctcaaattatcctacggacctccaaattcgaatCCGGACgtgcgcctaagtccaaaatcaccatacggagctgttgacaTTATCCAAAACttattccggagttgtttacacaaaagtcaaattccagtCAAATtcaccgcttaagcttccaaaactaaaATTCTTCTTCCAATtcgactccgaatcatccggtaactgaatccAACTATGTACGCAGGTCGATATACACAATGTGAAGTTGTTCAAGACCTTATGCCACCAAACGgagcttaaattctcaaaatgaccggccgggtcattacattctccccctcttaaaacaaacgttcgtcctcgaacgtgccaagattcgcctcgaagtcttcaaatcactgcaTGCACACTTCTGAAATACACCCGcaggtgatcccacatcaccccaatctatATAAGCCGGACGACACTATCTCAACTTCAATTTAGTCCttctaccaacaccgataagccttacaCATCAATTTCTCACCTTCTATTCATTTCTGAAAGACCCGATCCTAATCCCATATCCGGAATCGGTCTCAACCAGCTGCATcgactcatgcctacacccacaaggtacgaccacacaacataacacaccacacataggcccttAATAACACttttgatcacaatagctgcccgaaatcaaCCCAGCActggcaattagcctcatatctgaAAGAACTCTGTTTCAACCCTCCATAACACTGATAATGATGCAagacacgaagacctcataattagACACCCGAATCACCAAgccacaactaacaccaccgggcacacaccccgcaagcttaAACTCCAGAAGCACTAAACGAAAATGACTGAACatgaaaagagaaacacataagggaaCTACCAAACAAGCCCGGCATGCACAACCTCTATCAATACTAACCTACAAAATGATATAACAAGGAAATAATTAGAGcatatgaacaaatcataaggatcccatcctgatataacttccaccgcagtaCTCAGCCTGGTTCAAACATATCGAATCACAAGAGATCACGAGGGTCTCGctctcaactctaaatcacatatcatatatatatatatatatatatatatatatatatatatacacacacaccatACCAATtaaaatcttccactaactcagcTCTGCCAATAAGATCATAACACTcactgaactctcaccccggtaaaGTATCAAATCACAGCTCGTAACCAAAATACTCAGAAAAAAATCACATCAGGCCTACCATGATGAACAACAAGGACTCACCTCTAGTATTACCACTCTCAATGATGAATGAAAAcaacgatagacacgggctatcacttttagaatctcccaacaggagcaAACACGAAAATAGAGTGCAAGCATGAAACTCACTCATAAATAAAGCAACCAATAAGGGAACCCGTCCCGACCAGCAAAACTATAATGAAATACAAATGGTGCACCTCTGCAATAGATTAAAACATACCTGTATGATAATATCTGGCATAACGGCTTTCAGCATACTATATGAAACATATCAatgggccgggcctccccctcttgggcgccctctactcaccTGAATAACTCGCTGAGACACAACTGCCCgaagcctaggacaatctctcaccatgtggctggtgtctccacactcaaagcaacctctttGCTGACATGGCTGTGAAAGCTGTGCAGTACGAGTACTCTGAGACCCAAGAGCACCTGAAACTCTGCACGAAGTcggaagtgcaaactgaactggctgacccacaaaacctctaccatgtcgcaCCCTACCTCCACAATAAGGACCAACAGATATCTCCGATCTACAAGGCCTCTTCGCCTCCCTgtactctctctcctgatctcgtcTGTCCTCTCGCTCccgatcccacatgccctctaaccggtgagcgatccctaccacctgctgaaacaaaACATCTGACTCCAACTCTCGAGTCATGCTAAACCGAATATCATGTTTGAGCCCCTCAGTGAATCTACGGACTCGCCCTGTAACTGTAGCgaccaaggcaggtgcatatttggccaactcactgaacctgacgGCATACTCTaatactgacatagtgccctaatgcagctgctcaaactctgcgcgccatgcatctcggagggactgaggtacaagctctctcaagaacatctctgaaaactgaccCCGTGTAAGTGAATCTGACTCGGccaggctacccaactcatatgcctgccaccactgacAAGCTGCTCCCTTGAGCTGAGATGTGacaaaagcaaccccgctcgtctccacaatacccatagtatgatgaatatggtgacactcctccaggaaaccctgggcatcatctgtcgccaatccactaaaggtaggagggtggtacttcttgtacctctcaagtctaagttttTCTTCCTAAGATGCTGCTACCCTAACCGCGGGCCAAACTGGGACCACAAGTTGTGCTGCCATGACACCTGGAATCTGACCAACATGatctcgctgctctggagtgtggccggcgggagtctaagctcctcccccggtcgatgaggtagctggtgcacccggaatcaatcccgcctgagtcaatgtaccaatcatactcaggaactgtgccaagGTCTCATGAAGTCCGAgtgtaacaacaggcgcctcaggtacctgccccccaactggaactactggcggctcctcaacggctgctctggtaggtgccctagctgcggcAATTTATCCTCGTCGACCTCTGCCTTTTCCCCTAGCGATATCTGCCTCGGGGATAACATCATCAAGAAccgcagctcgtgtcctcaccagttgtgagagaatggaatgataatttcaaacttcaagatcaatgaactcgcacgataggaatgaaggaagtgaaattgtcctaatagttccgtagcctctcgaagataagtatagacgtctccgtaccgatccacaagactctactaaacttgattATGACTCGTactacctatgaacctagagctctgataccaacttgtcacgacccaatttttcctccgctgggtatcgtgatggcacctagtcttagggactaggtaagcctaacatttactaaataacaacaataataaaggaAATCTAACAGCCTCGATATTGAAATCTTTACAGaacttaaaaattttcaaaaccggtagtacaagtcataagctctatagagttaactgcaacttctaaatacaactgtttggaaatgAGTAGAAACAGTTGAATACAagtaggaaggtgactccgaagcctgcaaacgcagcaacaggtttaccttgagtctcctcagCAATGATCCGCACAACTACTAAcgatcaatacctggatctgcataaaaacgtgcaggagtgtagtatgagcacaccacagcggtgcctagtaagtatcaagactaacctcggtgaagtagtgacgaggactagtcaagacacccactggtctaataaactaaacaggCATAAGTATAGGAATAAcggaacatgacatctatctaatgACTACACACTATGGCTAACAACATAACAActacaataaggaaggaaaacaacaaaTAGCAACAGAACACCATAATAGTACACAGAAGGACGGACGAGaacacaacccaaatccgaaaatcaCTATACAGTAagggcaagtagtaactcagcactGCAATAGTTTCCATATCAGGCCTTagccaacaaccccaataaattagtcaaaatcttcaagtgtaaacttttaCCCGTAGGTATTATATTGGAAGCTTtaaaatataatcctttccaataggAAATTCTTTTGAAaaaatacttccttcaaatataaacttttcaaatagatATCCTTCAAACGTAGTTTTTTCAAGATAAATGCTTTTCAAATATACTTTTCAAATAATGTCTTTCAAACATAGTTTCTTCAAGATAAATGCTTTTCAAATATGCTTTTCAAATAATGTCTTTCAAACATAGTTTCATCAAGATAAATGcttttcaatatatatatatttttcaagtaaatatccttcgagtataggTCACCCTGTGACACCCAAGCATAGAAGATTAAcagctccgaacacagatatatCAATAGGGGAAATCTACCGGGATCCCGTCCCATAGTTTCGAATTTATTATGCAGTActagggatctcccgaaatacgtctgtagtctcaaaataaatatgcagtacagggggatctcccgcaatacgtccgtagtcccaaaataaatatgcagtacaggaggatctcccgcaatacgtccgtagtcccaaaataaatatgcagtacaggggaatctcccggaataagtccgtagtcccaaaataaatatgcagtacagggagatctcctGAAATAtatccatagtcccaaagtaaatatgcagcgcaaccaacAAAGACAACGACTATGGCACGACAAAAAATCTCGTACATCACCACATCAAGTACAAAGCAACAATGACAGTAATACAAGGTACGACGAGTAAATCAATACAAGAATCTTAAATCATAAAGAAAcagtagaactcattcacaaggaataatcaCGGTAAAGAATGCTAAGTGTAAAGAGAACAGCTTTACCAGGGAAAAACAAGACGTAGCAACGaatccacaatattcaagtcaacaataagaagccaacacgggtcaaataattccaaataaagacaaGTTGACTAATATATAAGTGATCTAAACTCCTTATGATGTTGAACAATTATGAgagatattcaacaattcaaataAGGGTAAGCAACAAAAGAAAATCATAACTCCATTTAAggctaaacaattataggataatataataataattttaattaaatataggcagtttatgaaaaatatagcatgacggtagaagaggtaaaatcttcagttaattCAATTaggagtcaaataggcaatagaGTGAATCTAACAGCAAGTAATTCTAATTTAAGCAGGTAAAGATGAAACTAGTAATTAGGAACTCGGGCATaacaagaacaacttcatacacAGGGAATATAAGGACccaagaaccctaaaaggccaacatTCTACAAGTAagtccgagtacgcactcgtcacctcgcgtacacggactacaatcaacattgaagactcaaatcctaaggggtaattcccccacacaaggttaggcaagatacttatctcaaaaaTGACAACCCGGTACTCTAAAATGGACTTCTCGGGTGAAAAGgtctccgaacggctcaaatccaACTAGAACAACTTCAAAGCACACATAAAActtataagaaactattccggataataaagtttcgatctttacaaaaatctagaaatcgacccaaaagtcgaccctcgggcccgcacctcaaaacccgacaaattttataaaattcgaacacccattccaatatgagttcaaccatacaaaattaccaaattctgatactatttcgtccctcaaatcatgatttttcattttagaAATTGTTCTTCAAAAACCAACATTTCCCTTACTGAAAACACAGATTCAATgacaaaaacaaagataaaatcatggaatatatttaattgtaggtgaagaacacttacccagtcaaATTGCTTGAAAAATTCACCAAGAATCGCTCAAAAttgagctctacaagtcaaaatatgatagaaatggcctaaccctcgatttgaaaatttatattcTGCTCAGGCATttaatgaatcgcgatcgcggaacatcACTTGCGATCgcgaaaaagaaaaaggaaggcTGCCTAGGTTgtacttcgcgaacacgaagacacgctcgcgaacgcgaaagagaaaaggcggaagcctacgcgaacgcgaacaaggTGATGCGAACGCAGATAATAGTGGACTAATCTTACACGATAGCATACTCagagacgcgaacgcgaagaacaagttGGGGTTCCCAGCAAGGCTAATACTACGTGATCGCGGACATTTAGAAGCGAACGCGTTGCAGAAGAAATTatatgttcgcgatcgcgaacctaactatgcgaacgcgatgaaggaaaataTGGGATGTCGACATTACACTATGCGATCGCAACTGGAACTATGCGATCACGGAAGGGAACATTAGACACCAGAAATAGCAGTTTAAAAATAGGGAAAAATGACCCGTAGACCATCcggaacacacccgagacccccgggaccccgtctaaacacacaaacaagttttataacctaacacggactcgctcggggtctcaaatcatatcaaataacgccGAAAATGCAAATCGCGTCATGAATCGAACAGTGATTGTACAACGATTActggaaacttcaaggtatacttgctcgACGCTCGCATGCCTCGAAGTCATCTTCTATTAATTCCTTTACTGTTATTTGTCCTATTATCAGAAGAGTTGTATTAAAGATTTTAGTACattatgtagagcttatgactcagttccaccgattttgggGATCTTGTTACTCATGTTCCACTTTGGAGTTATTATGAGCTTTATCGGCTTATTTTATTATCTTAGTTTGTTATTTCTGTTAAGCTAttcatgaatgttaggcttacctagtcttagagactaggtaccattaCGACTACCTTAGGTGAGATTTTGGGGTCGTAACAACCCAATGCCTACTAGAGAGATGACATTAGAAGAGTGACACTCACAATAATAAAAAGCTAGACGATGTATGATCAAAAGTTTGGGATGATGTGATCCATGTCAATCTAGAGGTAAAGTAGTTCCTTGAGAGTTTGTCCATCGCGTCAGTAGCAAACTTCCAAAAAGTGAAAAGTGAATAGACGCCATCAAATCATATGTAAACAAATTCTTGAGATCTACTCTTAGAGTTCGAGAATTCAAGCGTTGGCAAGTCAACTAGCAAACCAAGGATCAAAAGTAAGTTTTGTGCCTATAGTCATTCTTCTATCTAGTACTAATATGATTTCTAGGTATTGGTACTATTTAAACGAGAATGTTGTGTCATCTAGCGCACTTGATTACTGCGATCGACCCGATAAATTAAAGTATACTAGCCGACCGACTAACCTATTGAGAATGGAACAAATAGGGGAGATTGAATTATTCTTTCTTGTCTTTTAACTATAGAGTAAGATTTTCAAATCGGAGATGAACTTCAAGCTACGAAGATCCTTCAATGGAGTTACCCAGATGTGTTCAGCCAATAAATAATCACGATCTCGAAATACTTCAGCTCCAAATTAGTCACCATCATTCGAGATTCAAactaacaaattgaatcaaacaacAAATTACCAGCTATTTCTATTGAACTTCTCTTTTCTAATGTTCTGGACAAATCAAACACAcgaacaaaataaaaagaaagggaATACGCATGTGTCATAGACTTTTGTTGGAGAATTCGTATAAATGCTATTAAAGATGGTTGTGAAAATGAATATTATCATATATAGTCCCTTTGTGATCATGTAAAAGTACTTGAGTTAAGTTACTTAGTGTATATGTTATTGATATGCAGACTTGGTGCATTTGTACATGCTTTGATATGGTTGTTTGAACAACATGCTTGTTACATTCTTCTTAAATTGTGCACATCTTATGTATGATTTGTCCATAATTTGAGCTGAAGAGGGTGGACAAGTTTCAGAAATTGCACCCTCGTCATTTCAACGACACGCCTTCAGAGGATACTCAGGAGTTGTTAGAACGATGACATGAGATTTTGTGTAACTTGGGACTGGTAGAGTCCAATGAGGTTTGACTTTACTGTCTTCCAGATGTAGGGATCGGCCAAGAGATGCCGGTAGACCTATGAGCAGAGCGGACTAGAAGAGTCACCTCCTCTTACTTTGGCTCAGTTTTCACAGcttttcttggagaagtttattccaCTCACTCATAGGGATAACCTACGCAGTCAGTTTAAGCATTTGTTGCAGGGTAGTATGATAGTCACCTAATATAAGACGAGGTTTGTTGATTTGTCTCACAATGCAGCTATCTTGATCCCCATTGAGAGGGAGAAGGTATAGAGGTTCATCGAGGGGCTTACTTATGGCATTAGACTTCAGATGGCTAGAGAGGCCGAGACTAAGGCTATATTTCCCCAGGTggtggagattgctaggaggatcgagcgTATTCATAGCCAGGAAAGAGAAGCGACTAGTGATAACTGGCCTATAAAGTGGGCCAAGTCGGGTAAAGGTAATATATTGGCCCAATTTATAACCTGTtcggccaagcttctaaaatctgcttattttgaaaatcgcttttctcaaaagtgcttttcaaaaaagtactcttggtgagaagtagtttgtgtttgactcattaatttgaaaagcacttttgagcaacaattagtgtttgaccaaacttttaaaaagtgatTCTATGTGTATtattctcaaaagtgctttttaaaaAAATGTTTTTGGAGAAatgctatttttttctgcttcttcaaAACTGCTTTTACCTTAAAACACTTTTTTCCTCTTAAAAAGCTTGGcttaattttgataaaaaaatacttttggccaaaaaataagcTTGCCAAACATACTATTAGTTGGAGTGTGTTGGGCCAACTGAGAGGGAGAGTAATTTTGTCTTTAAGAAAAAAGGAGTTTTATGTTGCCAGAAAGCTGATTTCGAGATTTCTTCTCTTTTGCAAAAACCAAAAACTCTTTTTCATAAATTTTTAAACGCCTCACCCAATTCTGCTCCGATTTTAGCTAATACAGTCTTCATATTCAACACTCAGTTCACGTGCGTCTGCAGCCGGCGGCAAATGGAGCCAGAAAAGAGCAAGATACTGATAATCGGAGTAACAGGCCGTCTAGGTTTTGAACTGGCAAAGGTCAGCCTCAACTCCTTGCATCCCACATTCGGACTCGTCAGAGACTCAGCATTTTCCGACCCCCATAAATCCCAAAAGCTTCATTTCCTTTCCGGCGCTGGTGTTACACTCATCAAGGTTCTTCCCCGCCTTCCTCAAAATTTATGATCATAATTATACGTACTTAAAAATTCTTTTAAACTACTATCTTTAGTTCTAAAAGAATGGTTTTTGACTAGAATGGTCAATGTGTGTCAAGTTTATGTTTCATTAGCCACATTAGCATAGGCAAATCCCTACATTATTATTAACCTTTAACAATTTCCTAAATTATCCTACTTTATAATTCTCCCATAACTAGTACCTGAACCAAATGACCCCTAAAAAAAGTTTGATCAAAGAAAGAAAGTATAATTTGTTATCTTTTCTAAGAAAGAAAGTTTAATTTTTCCTCATCAATAGAAAGAAAGTTTAATTTGTAGCAAATGTAGAGTAGGTGCAATGGTACTCTGTGTGGACTGAATTGAATTGAAATATTGGATCTTCCTTATAGGGGTCGTTGCAAGACGAAGATATCCTGATTGAAGCACTCGAGCAAGTTGATGTGGTGATTTGTGCTGTTTCATCTAAGCAAGTCCTCGAACAAAAGCTTCTGGTTTCTGCTATCAAGCGTGCTGGTTGCATTAAGGTCGTAGTCTGTGTTACGTTTCCTTCTTTTGTATGACTGCACTTTTCATTTAACTTTCCTTTTTACATAGTTAGTTTTGTCTGTTACAAATGTCTCAACAGAGAGCTGGCTCTGCCAACAATTTGGGTCTTATTTGTTCATTCTATTGGGCTCATAAATCTTATCATCCTACTAACCTGAGATTTTAAATTTGTTCTCTGGTAGTGCTAATTTGATTGACctcttgttctttttttttctttccatttCTGGATTGATGTGAGGATATTGTAGGCCTGAATGGAGTTCAATGAACAGAATATCTATACGAATTCATACAGCTGACCCCAACTAATTTGAAAATGAGAAGTTGCTGACTCATTAATATAAGGCAATACTAATCTTATAGATAATTGTCGAATCACAAACATCCTGAAAAAGAAAAGACTGCTCTTTCTTATTCCAAGTTCTTGATAATGTCATATGCAAATCTAGTTGAACCTAGATAGTGTTGATGCACTTGCCTTTTTCTGTACTTAAGATGTGCCTTTTTGCAGCGGTTCCTCCCTTCAGAATTCGGGTCAGATCCTGACAGAACTCGAATTTCCGATTTGGATCACAACTTCTACTCAAGAAAATCTGAGATTAGGCGTCTTATTGAAGCTGAAGGCATTCCTTACACCTATGTCTGTTGCAACTTCTTTACAAGTTTTTTTCTACCGTCACTTGTTCAACCGGGCCGGAAAACCCCTCCAAGAGATGAAGTCAGCATATTCGGTGACGGAACTGCCAAAGGTCAGATGATTGATCCATCCCAGTTGTATTAGATTAAGTTGGTGTGCTTTTGAGCTTCACTACTTGGTACTTGCCTCAGTTTCTATGAGTATAGTACTCCCTATGCTGCTCTTATGGTAGAAATATGAGATTCGAATGTTGAATGAGTTGCTTTCCTCATTCCATTTCATGCATGTGAAGAATGCAACCCTAATTTAAGTGCCCTTCACGTTTCAAGATTTGCAATTTGGTGTAACTTAAAGCGCAGAAGCTGCATGCAATGTTGTTAATTTAGCTATATTGTTCTGTCTCTATTTAATAAGCAATTATCTACTCATCTTTTTAAGTCTGCTATCTGTTGATGTGTTCCCGTGATTACAGTCTTTGTCATGAGACAACTTATAACATCTTTTCTGTATTTGAACAGCTGTCTCAAACAGGAATATAATATTTCTTATAATGTatcaaatatttatatgtatttaaTTTAGGCTCTTTTTAATCTGTATTCTACCCTTCTATATGCGTCTACAGGAAACGACCTCTCTACCTTctaggtagggataaggtctgcgtacatatcttcccaaaccccacttgtgataTTATACCGGGTTTGTCGTTGTTGTATTCTACCCTTCTATATGCAGTCCCTCTTAGAAGAAATCAAAAACCTTTTCTCCTTCCTCTTTAT
Encoded proteins:
- the LOC104085547 gene encoding probable pinoresinol-lariciresinol reductase 3, translating into MEPEKSKILIIGVTGRLGFELAKVSLNSLHPTFGLVRDSAFSDPHKSQKLHFLSGAGVTLIKGSLQDEDILIEALEQVDVVICAVSSKQVLEQKLLVSAIKRAGCIKRFLPSEFGSDPDRTRISDLDHNFYSRKSEIRRLIEAEGIPYTYVCCNFFTSFFLPSLVQPGRKTPPRDEVSIFGDGTAKGVFVKENDAAAFAINTVDDLRTLNKVVHLRPPGNVYSMNELVDIWEGKMGKTLKRNYITEDELLKKIREMPYPENMELVFIYSAFVKGDQTYFSIDSSGDLEGTQLYPQITYTTISEFLDALL